The following are encoded in a window of Haloarcula halophila genomic DNA:
- a CDS encoding ABC transporter ATP-binding protein, with amino-acid sequence MTNEGEDTEISLGEKFRAIYGVAQYRPLTAAGIIVLSLFAAVLEGVGLSFLIPVISLAQDAGDTTDMGRFGEVFVRAYEFVGIPFSLEAVIAGVAAVMVLRYTSSFAVSWLQASLRTYYARHLQTVGFENALDARIAYYDDHGSDEVLNAIVTQAHHAATTIQRSVKLIEQGLLVLMYAAVAVYLAPQLTLFTIVVLGGILYGFRSVLEAGYDVGDRVAEANERIQESVQAGVQGIREVKLYGLRDEIFRDFDSALGQFARSQIKLRRNQAMLENVYQMSTSVAVFGLIYVAIEFASMSLASLGMFLFAMFRLAPRVSTLNNTVYRLEGELPHLVRTQAFVADLQHKEELDGGTTPLPDSVDRLTFDGVDFSYDDERIFSDLSFDVERGEFIAFVGPSGAGKSTIAALIARLYDPDSGEIRADNADISEYDIAAWRDRLAVVQQNPYIFNDTLRYNLTLGNRNASRTAIQEACEVAQVSEFLDELPDGLDTVLGDDGVRLSGGQRQRVALARSLLKDGDVLVLDEATSDLDSTIEGRVHRAIENRDRDYAMIAIAHRLSTVINADRIYTLEDGHITEVGQHDDLLDYDGTYANMYDAQTTHDT; translated from the coding sequence GTGACTAACGAGGGCGAGGACACCGAAATCTCTCTCGGTGAGAAATTTCGGGCGATATACGGCGTCGCGCAGTACCGGCCGCTGACCGCGGCGGGCATTATCGTTTTGAGTCTCTTTGCGGCGGTTCTAGAAGGGGTAGGACTGAGCTTCTTGATTCCTGTCATCTCGCTCGCACAGGATGCCGGTGACACCACAGACATGGGACGTTTCGGCGAGGTTTTCGTACGTGCATACGAGTTCGTCGGCATTCCGTTCTCCCTCGAAGCCGTCATCGCCGGTGTCGCCGCCGTGATGGTACTTCGATACACGTCGAGTTTTGCTGTCTCGTGGCTGCAGGCGAGCCTTCGGACGTACTATGCCCGGCATTTGCAGACAGTCGGGTTCGAGAACGCGCTCGACGCCCGAATCGCATACTACGACGACCACGGATCTGACGAAGTGTTGAACGCCATCGTCACGCAGGCTCATCACGCCGCAACCACGATTCAACGTAGCGTCAAGCTTATCGAACAAGGGCTGCTCGTCTTGATGTACGCCGCGGTGGCGGTGTATTTAGCGCCACAGTTGACCCTCTTTACTATCGTTGTCCTCGGCGGCATTCTGTACGGGTTTCGTTCCGTGCTTGAAGCGGGATACGACGTCGGTGACCGGGTCGCAGAAGCGAACGAACGGATACAGGAGTCTGTTCAAGCGGGCGTACAGGGTATCAGAGAAGTCAAATTGTACGGGCTGCGGGACGAAATCTTCCGTGATTTCGATAGTGCTCTCGGGCAGTTTGCGCGCTCACAGATCAAACTCCGACGCAACCAGGCGATGCTGGAAAACGTCTATCAGATGAGTACCTCGGTTGCGGTGTTCGGTCTTATTTACGTCGCGATAGAGTTCGCGTCGATGTCACTCGCGTCACTCGGTATGTTTCTCTTCGCAATGTTCCGGTTAGCGCCGCGAGTGAGTACCTTGAATAATACGGTCTACCGACTGGAAGGAGAGTTGCCACACCTCGTTCGGACTCAGGCGTTCGTCGCGGACTTACAGCACAAAGAGGAACTCGACGGCGGGACGACGCCACTTCCCGACTCCGTCGACCGACTTACGTTCGATGGAGTCGACTTTTCGTACGACGACGAGCGGATATTTTCCGACCTCTCGTTCGACGTCGAGCGAGGGGAGTTCATCGCGTTCGTCGGTCCCTCCGGGGCGGGTAAATCGACGATAGCCGCGCTCATCGCGAGGCTGTACGACCCGGATTCGGGCGAGATACGGGCCGATAATGCGGATATCAGCGAATACGATATCGCGGCTTGGCGCGACCGTCTTGCAGTCGTCCAACAGAACCCGTATATCTTCAACGACACGCTCCGCTACAACCTCACTCTCGGTAATAGAAATGCGAGTCGAACTGCGATTCAGGAGGCGTGTGAGGTCGCTCAGGTGTCGGAGTTTCTCGATGAGTTACCGGACGGCCTCGATACCGTGCTCGGAGACGATGGCGTCCGTTTGTCGGGCGGCCAACGCCAGCGCGTGGCCTTGGCTCGGTCACTGTTGAAAGACGGTGATGTCCTCGTTCTAGACGAAGCGACGAGTGACCTTGACTCCACTATCGAGGGACGGGTTCACCGCGCTATCGAAAACAGGGACCGAGACTACGCGATGATTGCTATCGCCCATAGATTGTCGACCGTGATCAACGCCGACCGCATCTATACGCTCGAAGACGGTCATATCACCGAAGTTGGCCAACACGACGACCTCCTGGATTACGATGGGACGTACGCCAATATGTACGATGCACAGACTACTCACGACACCTAG
- a CDS encoding NAD-dependent epimerase/dehydratase family protein: MTVEVSSLIVDISSSLRETMQAIDQTGLGIAFVTENSELVGVVTDGDIRTGILRGMSIDDPVEQVVNDDPILLRNSWEDQQRRRKLRRRDIESKVRHHGSLVVPVIDDQRRVVDFEFISADTEILSRPQSYTGSVSTVLVIGGAGYIGSVLSRCLLEDGYRVRVLDKAVYGTAGISDLRTNDRFTFIKGDMRSIETVSEAITGVDAVVHLGALVGDPASEIDPQKTLEMNYHSTRMIANICKYHQINRFIFASTCSVYGKSHDATKLLTEEDSLNPVSLYAKTKIESEQALLDMADGNFSPTVFRMATIYGLSPRMRFDLVVNILSAKAHFENTIPIFGGDQYRPNVHVRDAARAYIAAIEAPIDDVGGEIFNVGSNAQNYRIAEVGRQIADVFPDAEIDFHRDKEDDRSYQVDFSKIHETLGYEVEETIQSGCWEIRDTLEVGEFADYTTERYSNYKTLEDAPILDI; this comes from the coding sequence ATGACGGTGGAGGTCTCCTCACTGATTGTCGATATCTCGTCCTCGCTCCGGGAAACGATGCAGGCGATAGACCAGACCGGGCTTGGGATCGCGTTCGTCACGGAGAATTCGGAACTTGTCGGTGTCGTCACGGACGGGGACATCAGGACGGGGATTCTCCGAGGGATGAGTATCGACGACCCGGTCGAACAGGTCGTCAACGACGATCCCATTTTACTCCGTAACTCGTGGGAGGACCAACAGCGACGGCGGAAACTTCGAAGACGGGACATCGAGTCGAAAGTCCGACACCATGGCTCCCTTGTCGTCCCCGTTATCGACGACCAACGGAGAGTCGTCGACTTCGAGTTCATCTCCGCAGACACCGAGATACTCAGCCGTCCACAGTCCTACACTGGAAGTGTCTCGACCGTCCTCGTCATCGGCGGTGCTGGGTATATCGGCTCGGTCCTCTCTCGCTGTCTGCTCGAAGACGGCTACCGAGTTCGCGTCCTCGACAAGGCCGTCTACGGGACTGCGGGCATCAGCGACCTCCGTACGAACGACCGATTTACCTTCATCAAGGGCGACATGCGCTCGATAGAGACGGTCAGCGAGGCGATCACGGGCGTCGACGCAGTCGTTCATCTCGGGGCGCTCGTCGGTGACCCTGCCTCCGAAATAGATCCCCAGAAGACGCTGGAGATGAACTACCACTCGACCCGGATGATCGCGAACATCTGTAAGTACCACCAGATCAACCGGTTCATCTTCGCGTCTACCTGTAGCGTCTACGGAAAGAGTCACGACGCTACGAAACTCCTGACCGAAGAAGATAGTCTCAATCCCGTCTCACTCTACGCGAAGACGAAGATCGAATCCGAGCAAGCGTTGCTCGATATGGCCGACGGGAACTTCTCACCAACGGTCTTTCGGATGGCGACGATTTACGGGCTCTCGCCACGAATGCGGTTCGACCTCGTCGTTAACATTCTCAGTGCCAAGGCACACTTCGAGAACACCATCCCGATCTTCGGTGGCGACCAGTACCGCCCGAACGTCCACGTCCGAGACGCTGCCAGAGCCTATATCGCCGCAATTGAGGCCCCGATAGACGACGTCGGTGGTGAGATATTCAACGTCGGATCGAACGCCCAAAACTATCGCATCGCGGAGGTCGGCAGGCAGATAGCCGATGTATTCCCTGATGCAGAGATTGACTTCCATCGCGATAAAGAAGATGACCGAAGCTACCAAGTCGACTTCTCAAAGATTCACGAGACTCTCGGGTACGAAGTCGAAGAGACGATTCAGAGTGGGTGCTGGGAGATAAGGGATACCCTTGAAGTAGGTGAGTTTGCGGACTACACTACGGAACGGTACAGCAACTACAAGACCCTCGAAGACGCACCGATTCTCGATATTTGA
- a CDS encoding N-acetylneuraminate synthase family protein, with product MQIDGRVIEPYTDAYIIAEIGSTHNGEFERAKKSIDAAAAAGADAVKFQLFRADEMYTDAVDQEVYDHVVKIEVPYDWIPELAAHAEEQDVTFLTTPFDTESVDELDPYVPAFKVGSSSLSHVEFMQHLAGTGKPILASTGAQDLDDVRDARDTLTTAGCSEFAFLHCVSAYPTPLEDINVRAVATLREEFGDPVGFSDHTLDPGTAPTAAVALGASIVEKHFTLDRSQDGPDHSHSLEPDEFETMVDAIRATERALGTGAVTITDIERDWYEDARRSVQATRDLSAGETITSDDVGVHRSVGKRRGVDAKQIDTVLGATLVEPVAEGDGITEDLIERDGELSD from the coding sequence ATGCAGATAGATGGGCGTGTTATTGAACCGTACACAGACGCATACATCATCGCCGAAATCGGTTCGACGCACAACGGCGAGTTCGAGCGGGCCAAAAAGTCGATCGACGCTGCTGCTGCTGCCGGGGCGGACGCCGTCAAATTCCAGCTATTTCGCGCCGACGAAATGTACACTGACGCCGTCGACCAAGAGGTCTACGACCACGTCGTCAAGATCGAAGTCCCCTACGACTGGATTCCCGAACTGGCCGCGCACGCCGAAGAACAGGATGTGACATTTCTCACGACGCCGTTCGACACCGAGTCGGTTGACGAGCTCGATCCGTACGTTCCGGCGTTCAAGGTCGGCTCGTCTTCACTGAGTCACGTCGAGTTCATGCAACACTTGGCCGGGACTGGGAAACCGATTCTCGCCTCGACGGGTGCTCAAGACCTCGACGACGTACGGGATGCACGCGATACACTGACCACGGCTGGCTGTTCGGAGTTCGCGTTTCTCCACTGTGTGTCAGCGTATCCAACCCCGCTGGAAGATATCAACGTCCGCGCAGTCGCCACACTCCGTGAGGAATTTGGCGACCCAGTTGGCTTCTCGGATCACACGCTCGATCCGGGTACAGCCCCGACCGCTGCTGTCGCGCTCGGAGCATCCATCGTCGAGAAACACTTCACGCTCGACCGGTCACAGGACGGTCCCGACCACTCTCACTCGCTCGAACCGGACGAGTTTGAGACGATGGTCGACGCGATTCGCGCGACCGAACGAGCGCTTGGCACCGGAGCGGTCACTATCACCGACATCGAGCGTGATTGGTACGAGGACGCACGCCGAAGTGTCCAAGCAACGCGTGATCTCTCGGCGGGCGAGACTATCACGTCCGACGATGTCGGGGTCCATCGCTCCGTTGGAAAGCGACGTGGCGTCGACGCCAAGCAAATCGACACGGTCCTCGGAGCTACGCTTGTCGAACCCGTGGCCGAGGGTGACGGAATCACCGAAGACCTTATCGAACGCGACGGGGAATTATCCGATTGA
- a CDS encoding glycosyltransferase family 4 protein: MTTVAIYLGGEAHTSIVRYLSGVSWVRPDGITFVLVGDDLDVGDLTDQYNSYDVARSPGTRGADSFRLAYRDLCRYLGEDVETPDALWQVKSPEIHALPLIAAGRQFGVPTITRITNQNFSEWRERPGIGATVRSLLLNNVGLRGLRFSDRVQVLSENNRQNLTDRGVPPEKITVLRSPLNTDQFAPVSDERKRELRRELGFDETATCVVYVGRLIDIKGMDTLLDAASRLPELNFHVVGDGPFRAQFEEHENTVAHGLVHPDDVHRYYKAADLLLHPSYTEEDGISWSMIEAAATRLPVVTRDIENAAETASFVFSELDELCRYLEQPEQWRPATYPEKWSIDSLRGDYQSFFRAVVESPSAVRQS, encoded by the coding sequence ATGACGACGGTCGCTATCTATCTCGGTGGCGAGGCCCATACAAGCATCGTCCGGTATCTTTCCGGGGTGTCTTGGGTCCGGCCAGACGGAATCACGTTCGTGCTCGTCGGGGACGACCTCGATGTTGGTGACCTCACCGACCAGTACAATAGCTACGATGTCGCCCGCTCTCCGGGAACTCGGGGAGCAGACAGTTTTCGACTCGCGTACCGCGACCTATGCCGATACCTCGGTGAAGATGTCGAGACGCCTGACGCGCTCTGGCAGGTCAAGTCGCCAGAGATTCACGCACTCCCGCTGATCGCCGCGGGCCGACAGTTCGGGGTGCCGACTATCACTCGAATCACGAACCAAAACTTCTCGGAGTGGCGTGAGCGTCCCGGCATCGGCGCGACTGTCAGAAGTCTGTTGTTGAATAATGTTGGGTTGCGCGGCCTGCGCTTTTCGGACCGAGTACAGGTGTTGAGCGAGAACAACCGACAGAACTTGACCGACCGCGGCGTGCCGCCTGAGAAGATTACGGTCCTTCGTTCTCCACTGAACACCGACCAGTTCGCACCCGTTTCCGACGAGCGAAAGCGGGAATTGCGACGCGAGTTGGGATTCGACGAGACAGCGACGTGTGTCGTCTACGTCGGCCGATTGATAGATATCAAGGGCATGGACACGCTGCTGGATGCAGCATCACGCCTCCCAGAACTGAACTTTCACGTGGTCGGCGACGGTCCCTTCCGAGCACAGTTCGAGGAACACGAGAACACCGTCGCACACGGACTCGTCCATCCAGATGATGTCCACCGATACTACAAGGCAGCAGATTTGCTGCTTCATCCCTCCTACACCGAGGAAGACGGCATTTCGTGGTCGATGATCGAAGCGGCCGCGACACGTCTCCCCGTCGTCACGCGAGACATCGAGAACGCGGCCGAGACTGCGAGTTTCGTCTTCTCGGAGTTAGACGAACTGTGCCGATATCTCGAGCAACCTGAGCAGTGGCGGCCGGCGACCTATCCAGAAAAGTGGTCTATCGACTCGCTCCGGGGCGACTACCAATCGTTTTTCAGGGCGGTCGTGGAGTCGCCGTCGGCCGTCCGGCAGTCCTGA